In one window of Bemisia tabaci chromosome 6, PGI_BMITA_v3 DNA:
- the LOC109043536 gene encoding uncharacterized protein, which produces MFLEILNKTQPLLVEIDGLCEGCLIFESDIVSTDDFTDDASQTNDPNDLRVEELFG; this is translated from the exons ATGTTCCTAG aaattttaaataaaactcaGCCTCTTCTGGTCGAAATCGATGGCCTCTGTGAGGGTTGCTTAATATTTGAATCGGACATAGTCTCAACGGACGATTTCACCGATGATGCTTCGCAAACCAACGATCCCAAT gattTGAGGGTCGAAGAGTTGTTTGGCTGA